A stretch of the Candidatus Jettenia sp. AMX2 genome encodes the following:
- a CDS encoding homoserine dehydrogenase: MRTCNVGIVGMGTVGTGVVKILLEKHSPFVEKIDCIPVLKGIADRNQEVKNRINLPADVLFTTEAETLLKNPDIQVIAELIGGIHPAKEIILAALEKGKDVVTANKMLLALHGSELFRKARECGKSISFEASVGGGIPVIAALRDGFIANRIESISGIVNGTTNYILTKMTKENMNYSDALAEAQKMGYAEKDPSMDVDGIDSSHKLAILAKIGFGVDFDYKHIYCEGISTVDLSDIWYAHELGYTLKLLAIGKRSESALELRVHPALLPHDHPLSTVNGVFNAICINGNAVGETMLYGKGAGEMPTASAVVADLVDVGLGRAGITFHAMKAFSGTCDYITISDIQQIKTRYYLRFTVMDKPGVLAKIAGILGNYAISIASVIQHESKRNGIVPLIMMTHVAEEGDLQKALAEIRQLDVIKGSTRFLRVEE, translated from the coding sequence ATGAGAACATGCAACGTTGGCATCGTGGGTATGGGTACGGTTGGTACCGGGGTTGTGAAGATTCTTTTGGAAAAGCATTCACCTTTTGTGGAAAAAATCGATTGCATACCGGTATTAAAGGGTATTGCCGACCGGAATCAGGAGGTAAAAAACAGGATAAATTTGCCGGCGGATGTCCTCTTTACGACAGAAGCGGAAACACTTTTAAAGAATCCCGATATCCAGGTTATTGCAGAGCTTATTGGAGGAATACATCCCGCAAAAGAGATTATTCTGGCTGCCCTTGAAAAGGGCAAGGATGTTGTGACGGCAAACAAGATGCTTTTGGCTCTTCATGGATCAGAACTTTTCAGGAAAGCAAGAGAGTGTGGTAAAAGCATTTCATTTGAGGCGAGTGTTGGAGGCGGTATTCCTGTCATTGCGGCACTGCGTGATGGTTTTATCGCAAACAGGATTGAGTCGATTTCCGGCATAGTCAACGGCACCACCAATTATATTTTAACAAAAATGACCAAAGAGAATATGAATTACAGCGATGCACTTGCTGAAGCGCAAAAGATGGGTTATGCTGAAAAAGATCCTTCCATGGATGTGGACGGTATCGATTCATCGCACAAGCTTGCCATTTTGGCAAAAATCGGCTTTGGTGTGGATTTTGATTACAAACATATTTATTGTGAAGGTATTAGCACCGTAGATTTGTCTGACATCTGGTATGCGCATGAATTGGGATATACATTAAAACTCCTGGCAATTGGAAAAAGGTCAGAAAGTGCCCTGGAACTGCGTGTGCATCCGGCGCTTTTACCACACGATCATCCGCTTTCTACCGTGAATGGTGTTTTCAACGCAATTTGTATTAACGGGAATGCTGTTGGGGAAACCATGCTCTACGGTAAAGGAGCTGGTGAGATGCCCACCGCCAGCGCTGTGGTTGCAGACCTTGTGGATGTTGGTCTTGGAAGGGCCGGTATTACCTTTCACGCCATGAAGGCATTTTCCGGGACATGTGATTACATTACAATATCAGACATCCAGCAGATCAAAACACGTTATTATTTACGTTTTACTGTTATGGATAAACCCGGCGTGCTTGCAAAGATAGCAGGCATTTTAGGAAATTATGCTATTAGCATTGCCTCTGTGATACAGCATGAAAGCAAGAGAAATGGCATAGTTCCTCTCATTATGATGACGCATGTTGCCGAGGAGGGTGATTTACAGAAGGCGCTTGCAGAGATCAGGCAATTGGATGTAATAAAGGGATCAACGAGATTCCTCCGTGTTGAGGAATAG
- a CDS encoding cofactor-independent phosphoglycerate mutase translates to MKYCIIIPDGMADYPIEKLSGRTPVETARTPYLDFLAQNGQLGVVRTIPSGFSPGSDVANLTLLGYDPGKYYSGRAPLEAASIGIPLNDTDLVFRCNLITAYEDTLEDFCAGHIKTDEAAILISLLKEKLGNDIIQFYSGKGYRHIMVYKGTQHMDVRCFPPHDIMGQSIQKHFPKGKGAEILIDLMENSRMLLSSHEINKVRIDLGENPANMIWLWGQGYRPNMPTFKERFNLSGAVITAVDLIKGIAFYLGWDSIDVPGSTGYYDTNYSGKGLSAIQALEKYDIVLVHIESPDEAGHEGNVHEKVTAIEQIDSKIIGPVLESREKFHGLRIMVLPDHYTPIVKRTHTSEAVPFVIYGSGIGKGIGLPYTEANANASGLYIKKGHQLIEHLIGN, encoded by the coding sequence GTGAAATATTGCATCATTATTCCAGATGGTATGGCTGATTATCCCATAGAAAAACTCAGCGGCAGGACGCCAGTTGAGACGGCGCGAACCCCTTACCTTGATTTTCTTGCACAAAACGGTCAGCTTGGAGTTGTTCGTACTATTCCGTCCGGTTTTTCACCGGGTAGTGATGTGGCAAACCTCACCTTGCTGGGGTACGATCCCGGTAAGTACTATTCAGGGCGCGCACCTCTGGAAGCTGCAAGTATTGGTATACCGCTAAACGATACTGATCTGGTATTTCGTTGTAATTTGATTACTGCCTACGAGGATACCCTGGAGGATTTTTGTGCCGGCCATATCAAAACTGACGAGGCTGCCATTCTCATCTCATTATTAAAAGAAAAATTAGGAAACGATATTATTCAGTTTTATTCTGGCAAAGGTTACCGGCACATCATGGTATACAAAGGAACACAGCATATGGACGTCAGATGTTTTCCGCCACATGATATTATGGGTCAGTCAATCCAAAAACATTTTCCGAAAGGGAAGGGGGCTGAAATCCTGATCGATCTCATGGAAAATTCCCGCATGCTTTTGTCCAGCCATGAAATAAACAAGGTAAGAATAGATTTAGGAGAAAACCCGGCAAACATGATCTGGCTATGGGGACAGGGATACCGTCCCAATATGCCTACTTTCAAGGAACGTTTTAATCTCAGTGGTGCTGTTATTACCGCCGTGGATTTGATCAAAGGTATTGCATTTTATCTTGGCTGGGATAGTATTGATGTTCCGGGCTCGACAGGATATTATGATACCAATTACAGCGGTAAGGGGCTGTCTGCCATTCAGGCACTTGAAAAATATGATATTGTTCTTGTACATATTGAATCACCTGATGAGGCGGGACACGAGGGGAATGTTCACGAGAAGGTTACGGCTATTGAGCAGATTGACAGTAAGATAATAGGCCCTGTTCTTGAGTCAAGGGAGAAATTTCACGGTCTGCGGATTATGGTGCTTCCGGATCATTACACACCCATTGTGAAACGTACTCATACCTCTGAAGCTGTTCCTTTTGTAATATATGGGAGCGGTATAGGAAAGGGAATAGGGCTGCCATATACCGAGGCAAATGCAAATGCCTCCGGTTTATATATAAAGAAGGGGCATCAACTTATAGAACACCTTATAGGTAATTGA
- a CDS encoding tellurite resistance/C4-dicarboxylate transporter family protein, whose product MNIFKIATYSFDTRWFSAAMATILIAAISRLHGFEVVVPYFFIAGLAIFFSVLVFRITQVILFYKDSLHEHFNPEKNLYSFSIVGAISLAGVYLSKIFHLYTAAYICWYVAVSFWLIFSLSSFSILFLYQESEDRKIEDILHGGWFFAIAGTQFTAFLGVTVAEHAVQNAAGIQLFSFAQWSVGASLYLVFVVFIILRMVFYPFSSTTAISPYWMNIGAAALTALTGTALYHHVHAAGGPFTDFLPFLKGFSLFFWSIGLWWLPLLFVLSMRKQACSTDGLTFTVGYWEVVFALGLYAKSTIQINALFQEQYLFIASLCFSVACIVLWCFSSIFTLVHLIKSAVWVPVNDLTINYVVPYSFKLRGRIFFVKKVVNEWVDQTIQDAWKKHYSIMINNNILCHISYDKGTKKWYLDAVEEQGGSDNHQERQVQGASRTSIKT is encoded by the coding sequence ATGAACATCTTCAAGATTGCAACATATTCATTCGATACCCGCTGGTTTAGCGCGGCAATGGCCACGATCCTGATTGCAGCTATCTCACGGCTGCACGGATTCGAGGTTGTCGTGCCATATTTTTTTATCGCAGGTTTAGCCATATTCTTTTCCGTGCTTGTCTTCAGGATAACCCAGGTAATACTCTTCTATAAAGACTCCTTACATGAACACTTCAATCCTGAAAAAAACCTCTATAGTTTTAGCATTGTTGGGGCAATCAGCCTTGCCGGGGTCTACTTATCCAAAATATTTCATCTCTACACAGCGGCATATATATGCTGGTATGTCGCTGTGAGTTTCTGGCTGATCTTTTCACTCTCCTCATTTAGCATTCTCTTTTTATACCAGGAATCCGAGGACAGAAAGATCGAAGATATACTCCACGGTGGCTGGTTCTTTGCTATTGCAGGCACACAATTCACGGCGTTTCTTGGTGTAACCGTAGCAGAACATGCGGTACAAAACGCAGCAGGCATTCAGCTATTTTCATTTGCCCAGTGGTCTGTCGGGGCAAGTTTGTATCTTGTCTTTGTTGTCTTTATTATCCTGCGGATGGTTTTTTATCCTTTTAGCAGCACTACTGCAATATCACCTTACTGGATGAATATCGGGGCAGCTGCATTGACGGCTCTAACCGGTACTGCACTCTATCATCATGTCCATGCGGCAGGAGGACCATTTACAGACTTCCTCCCTTTTTTAAAGGGTTTTTCATTGTTTTTTTGGTCAATTGGTTTATGGTGGCTGCCGCTTCTGTTCGTATTATCCATGAGAAAACAGGCCTGCAGCACTGACGGACTAACATTTACTGTAGGTTATTGGGAGGTTGTGTTTGCGTTGGGGCTTTATGCTAAGAGCACGATACAAATAAACGCTTTATTTCAAGAACAATATCTTTTTATTGCATCGCTCTGTTTTTCTGTTGCTTGTATCGTACTTTGGTGTTTTTCTTCCATATTTACCCTTGTCCATCTGATAAAATCAGCCGTATGGGTGCCAGTAAACGATCTGACAATTAATTATGTAGTGCCCTATAGCTTTAAATTGCGGGGAAGGATTTTTTTTGTGAAAAAAGTCGTGAATGAATGGGTGGATCAGACGATACAAGACGCATGGAAAAAGCATTACAGCATCATGATCAACAATAACATCCTTTGTCATATTTCCTATGACAAGGGAACAAAAAAATGGTATCTTGATGCAGTAGAAGAACAGGGCGGGTCAGACAATCATCAGGAAAGACAAGTTCAGGGTGCATCCCGCACATCAATTAAAACCTGA
- a CDS encoding nitrate/nitrite transporter, which produces MSENVQKPGGNIRVLILSTVAFALCFAGWSLYAPLAMYLRTEFNLSSTSIGLLIAIPVLVGSVAKTPLGILTDMYGGRLVYTLVLLFGFVSLIFTSFANSYGSFLACGFIFGLVGASFSVGIAHVSEWYPKEKQGFALGVYTAGNAGIALAAFGVPLIAEAFGWNKVFIIYAIPLLIMAVIYWFFTSDAPKPANAEKPSLRKKIKIYKSAGLAWIFCLFYFVTFGLFVCFAEWLPSYINDFYNISHVKAGSFAAIFVFITSFSRILGGYLGDKFDGRRILIALTVVILCINVFLILNISLAVALAAFYMMGICLGAGSGVIYKLVPEYFPKDAGAIGGLVGTAGGLGGFFLPIIMGTIKDYTDTYYLGFIFVALVCLMSLSFMEEKTLKASPKRAMGTA; this is translated from the coding sequence ATGAGTGAAAATGTACAAAAACCGGGAGGGAATATACGGGTATTAATTCTCTCAACAGTGGCATTTGCCTTGTGTTTTGCAGGTTGGTCACTGTATGCCCCTTTAGCAATGTATTTGAGAACAGAGTTTAATCTATCTTCCACATCAATAGGATTGCTCATTGCAATTCCGGTGTTAGTGGGTTCTGTCGCTAAAACCCCCCTTGGTATTCTCACAGACATGTACGGCGGCAGGCTTGTTTATACGCTTGTACTGCTCTTTGGGTTTGTTTCGCTAATTTTTACAAGTTTTGCAAATAGTTACGGTTCCTTTCTGGCATGCGGTTTCATTTTCGGTTTAGTAGGTGCCTCGTTCTCTGTCGGAATTGCCCATGTGTCAGAATGGTATCCAAAAGAAAAACAAGGGTTTGCACTAGGTGTTTATACTGCAGGGAATGCCGGCATTGCCCTGGCTGCCTTTGGTGTGCCCCTTATTGCGGAAGCTTTTGGCTGGAATAAGGTATTTATCATTTATGCCATACCTCTACTTATAATGGCTGTTATCTATTGGTTTTTTACTTCTGATGCACCGAAACCCGCTAACGCTGAGAAACCCAGCCTACGGAAAAAAATAAAAATATATAAATCCGCAGGGCTGGCATGGATTTTCTGTCTTTTTTATTTTGTAACTTTCGGACTATTTGTATGCTTTGCGGAGTGGTTGCCATCTTACATTAATGATTTCTACAATATCAGTCATGTAAAAGCAGGCTCATTTGCAGCTATATTTGTATTTATTACCTCTTTCAGCCGTATTCTGGGAGGTTATCTGGGAGACAAGTTCGACGGAAGGAGGATATTGATAGCCCTTACCGTTGTTATACTCTGTATAAATGTGTTTCTTATACTGAATATTTCGTTAGCAGTTGCACTCGCTGCATTCTACATGATGGGGATTTGCCTCGGTGCAGGCAGTGGTGTTATATATAAACTTGTACCGGAATACTTTCCAAAAGATGCCGGAGCAATAGGTGGTTTGGTAGGAACAGCAGGCGGACTCGGGGGCTTCTTCCTTCCAATAATTATGGGGACCATTAAGGACTACACCGACACCTATTATCTGGGATTCATTTTCGTAGCCCTTGTATGTCTCATGAGCCTCTCGTTTATGGAAGAAAAGACCCTGAAGGCTTCACCAAAAAGAGCAATGGGTACTGCCTGA
- a CDS encoding PAS domain-containing protein: protein MNNNKIVSKTDKAKLFPDVQDAKGWYEYEPSYDGVITHINSAGARLFGYTSPDDIIGKKMNELYAHPYDHEKTLSMLFREGQVNGFYTLMKTKSEKLFFVKQNSSLITEGLYKCPLKVRNEFEPVQTTLHL, encoded by the coding sequence ATGAACAATAATAAGATAGTGTCAAAGACTGATAAGGCAAAATTATTTCCGGATGTGCAGGATGCAAAAGGATGGTATGAATATGAACCGTCTTATGACGGGGTGATTACCCACATCAACAGCGCAGGTGCCAGGCTTTTCGGATATACATCACCGGATGATATAATCGGTAAGAAAATGAACGAATTGTATGCACATCCTTATGACCATGAGAAAACGTTATCAATGCTGTTCAGGGAAGGACAGGTAAACGGGTTTTATACGCTTATGAAGACGAAAAGCGAAAAGCTGTTTTTTGTGAAACAGAACAGCTCGCTCATTACAGAAGGTCTTTATAAATGCCCTTTAAAAGTAAGAAATGAATTCGAGCCTGTTCAAACAACGTTACATTTATAA
- a CDS encoding cache domain-containing protein, whose protein sequence is MIKILKERIVVIIFSFIFLGLFPLTLFRMIAFPKANAELKEGIKQNLEAVLNRQKDLITLLWDERKSHARSIADTIHSALFIHNGDDFVSLLSGKDEHEYLRLKTQLECIKADYGYKGIFVCDSAGVIRATTENENSWLGLNIPKEKSFHAIQETLHDGKPYFSNVIHYSLSNKAGTEDSIENEYPSLFMSYPVKGKKHDVAGAVLLWMDASMLNDGMRSVGIGKTGETYLVNKDGIMITQSRFSGHIKNNSYSCRTCHKVVVPDTKTLTTSVEKCITNRTDGYNLEGYSDYDGIKVVGAWTWLKDLNAGLIVEIDADEAFGTVNNINSLVKSLMLVMIIPAFAVAALTSRKLSSGSALKDLPLPQKTLLGLALVFTVGFIIAIMDGYELKREHGYLREQKYKIHNPLNVFGSIMTKRDEDFIKSNIYKFKEQYSVLKSENTIKNKQKETEDKELVKNTVKQSLEKTVATWELKP, encoded by the coding sequence ATGATTAAAATACTGAAAGAACGAATAGTTGTTATTATTTTTAGCTTTATTTTTCTGGGACTTTTCCCCCTTACTCTTTTTAGAATGATTGCCTTTCCAAAGGCAAATGCAGAGCTAAAAGAAGGGATTAAACAAAATCTGGAGGCTGTACTTAACAGGCAAAAAGACCTCATTACCTTACTCTGGGACGAACGAAAATCACATGCGCGATCTATTGCAGACACAATCCACAGTGCATTATTTATTCATAACGGCGATGATTTCGTAAGCCTTCTCAGCGGCAAAGATGAACATGAATACCTCAGATTAAAAACGCAATTGGAATGTATAAAGGCTGATTACGGATATAAAGGAATATTCGTTTGTGATTCGGCGGGTGTAATCAGAGCTACAACAGAAAATGAAAATTCCTGGCTCGGACTGAATATTCCGAAGGAAAAATCTTTTCATGCTATTCAGGAAACATTACACGATGGTAAACCTTATTTTTCTAATGTAATCCATTACTCTCTTAGTAATAAAGCAGGCACAGAAGATAGTATAGAAAATGAATATCCTTCCCTGTTTATGTCTTATCCCGTCAAAGGGAAAAAACACGATGTTGCAGGGGCTGTTCTTTTATGGATGGATGCATCTATGCTCAATGACGGTATGAGAAGCGTTGGAATCGGGAAAACAGGAGAAACCTATCTCGTAAATAAAGATGGCATTATGATTACACAATCGAGGTTTTCCGGCCATATTAAAAATAACAGTTATTCCTGCAGAACCTGTCATAAAGTTGTAGTACCTGACACGAAAACCCTCACAACATCGGTAGAAAAATGTATTACAAACAGGACAGACGGTTACAACCTTGAAGGATATTCTGACTACGATGGAATAAAGGTCGTGGGGGCATGGACCTGGTTGAAAGATTTGAATGCAGGACTCATTGTTGAAATAGACGCTGACGAGGCTTTTGGTACAGTAAACAATATTAATTCACTGGTAAAATCGCTTATGCTGGTAATGATTATCCCGGCATTTGCCGTTGCCGCATTAACGTCCAGAAAGTTAAGTTCCGGGAGTGCACTTAAGGACTTGCCCCTTCCCCAAAAAACCTTGCTGGGTTTAGCACTCGTATTCACGGTTGGATTTATCATTGCTATTATGGATGGATATGAGCTTAAAAGGGAACACGGATATCTGCGGGAACAGAAATACAAAATACACAACCCTTTAAACGTGTTTGGATCAATCATGACAAAGCGGGATGAGGATTTTATCAAGAGTAATATCTATAAATTCAAGGAACAATATTCGGTTTTAAAATCTGAAAATACCATAAAGAACAAACAAAAAGAAACCGAAGACAAAGAACTGGTAAAAAACACGGTAAAACAGTCATTAGAAAAAACCGTTGCAACATGGGAATTAAAGCCGTAA
- a CDS encoding response regulator, which translates to MLKKRILIVDDEEGYRKVLANSLADMGFETKAVNSGLAALEEIQRQRYAIILLDVKMPGMDGIEFLDHMQEMRLNFYIVVITAYTDTDVVKEAIRKGAKKVITKPFSTNEIEACINEFTKSGQNNECLGKFTLKTEEVEYD; encoded by the coding sequence ATGCTCAAAAAAAGGATACTGATAGTTGATGATGAGGAAGGCTACAGGAAGGTATTGGCAAATTCGCTGGCGGATATGGGTTTTGAGACAAAGGCCGTAAATAGTGGGTTAGCTGCCTTGGAAGAAATTCAAAGGCAGCGTTATGCAATTATCCTGTTAGACGTAAAGATGCCCGGAATGGATGGCATCGAATTCCTAGACCATATGCAGGAGATGAGATTAAATTTTTATATCGTAGTGATTACTGCCTATACCGACACAGATGTCGTGAAAGAGGCCATCCGGAAGGGTGCAAAAAAAGTGATTACAAAACCTTTTAGTACCAATGAAATCGAAGCTTGTATCAACGAATTTACCAAATCGGGACAAAATAATGAGTGCCTTGGGAAATTTACCTTAAAAACAGAAGAGGTGGAATATGATTAA
- a CDS encoding VOC family protein, translating into MIHAIDHINLVVSDLERSVRFYTELLGFKEIRRAHLEGEWIESIVGLKDIHADVVYVVTPGGEPRLELLCYKTPKGNAVPVNSFANTIGLRHIALRVKDIHATVNRLKKAGVPFISGPVPVPPSTITHDAGHKILCYFHDPDGVLLELAEYR; encoded by the coding sequence ATGATTCATGCAATTGACCATATCAATTTAGTGGTTTCTGATCTGGAGCGGTCAGTCCGTTTTTATACGGAATTGCTCGGATTTAAAGAGATTCGAAGGGCGCATCTTGAAGGGGAATGGATTGAATCCATCGTAGGTCTTAAGGATATTCATGCAGATGTCGTCTACGTGGTTACACCGGGCGGTGAACCCCGGCTGGAATTGCTCTGCTACAAAACGCCCAAAGGCAATGCAGTTCCGGTAAATTCCTTTGCGAATACTATCGGATTACGGCATATTGCCCTGCGGGTGAAGGATATCCATGCCACGGTAAACCGGTTAAAAAAAGCAGGAGTACCTTTCATCAGTGGCCCTGTTCCTGTTCCGCCAAGCACAATAACACACGATGCAGGGCACAAAATACTCTGTTATTTTCATGACCCTGACGGGGTATTATTAGAGTTAGCAGAATACCGTTAA
- the bamE gene encoding outer membrane protein assembly factor BamE, with protein sequence MLIKYIFLFLVLITGCTNVDHHQKLSSTKERELTVGVVQKEIKTGMSQANVAAVLGSPNIVTRDSTGRETWVYDKIASEASRSESSTYGTLILVGAFGSSGTISTTQKTLTVIIKFDENANVESFSYHASKF encoded by the coding sequence ATGCTAATAAAATATATTTTTTTATTCCTTGTATTAATCACCGGCTGTACAAATGTTGATCACCACCAAAAACTCTCTTCCACAAAAGAAAGGGAATTGACGGTGGGCGTTGTGCAGAAAGAAATTAAAACGGGTATGTCCCAGGCTAATGTTGCTGCCGTTTTAGGGTCACCCAATATCGTAACAAGGGATAGCACGGGAAGAGAAACTTGGGTATATGACAAAATAGCCTCCGAGGCATCACGTTCTGAAAGCAGCACATATGGAACATTAATTCTTGTCGGTGCCTTTGGTTCCTCTGGCACTATCAGCACAACACAAAAAACCCTCACAGTAATCATTAAATTTGATGAAAATGCAAATGTCGAATCCTTTTCCTATCATGCTAGTAAATTTTAA
- a CDS encoding superinfection immunity protein, whose amino-acid sequence MENPGVIFAAISILLAIYFIPTIVACNREHPSKAAIFVLNIFLGWTFLGWVIALVWSFTSTKQVLLITRQAALLKN is encoded by the coding sequence ATGGAAAACCCCGGAGTAATATTTGCGGCAATAAGTATTTTACTCGCAATTTACTTCATCCCAACCATTGTTGCTTGCAACCGAGAACATCCATCCAAAGCTGCAATATTTGTGCTCAACATCTTCCTTGGTTGGACCTTCTTGGGTTGGGTTATTGCCCTCGTCTGGTCTTTTACAAGTACAAAACAAGTGTTATTAATAACTAGGCAAGCAGCGTTGCTGAAGAATTGA